In Humulus lupulus chromosome 6, drHumLupu1.1, whole genome shotgun sequence, a single genomic region encodes these proteins:
- the LOC133783038 gene encoding WAT1-related protein At4g30420-like: MGGYDEYKPAMAMFALQFSYAGVALSTRAALLQGMSPTVFVVYRQAIATLVIAPLAYFTRRKSGGPSMGLRSFTLIFLASLIGVAINQNIYFQGLYLASSSMASAMANLVPAVTFLIASILGLEKVNIRSLRSLAKIVGTILCVSGAMSMALLKGPKLLNAELQNLPSNSFFGSGNSTDDWILGCIFLFGSCCCWSIWLILQVPASASYPDHLSLSAWMCFMATIQSAIITLFLEKDLEAWKFSTGLELGCCFFSGIVGSGVSFFVQAWCISERGPLFSAMFNPLCTVIVTILAAIFLQEKIYTGGLVGGIGVIIGLYILLWGKAKDIKVVIEEETDPNLQNSTQERKQIDDVLEKGSYQVDLKEPLLSNQSS; the protein is encoded by the exons ATGGGAGGGTATGATGAGTACAAGCCAGCAATGGCAATGTTTGCCTTACAATTTTCTTATGCAGGAGTTGCTCTGTCCACAAGAGCTGCTCTACTACAAGGAATGAGTCCCACTGTCTTTGTGGTTTATAGGCAAGCCATAGCTACTTTGGTCATTGCACCATTAGCTTATTTCACAAG AAGAAAATCAGGAGGCCCTTCAATGGGATTAAGGAGTTTTACCTTGATATTTTTGGCTTCCCTTATAGG TGTAGCAATCAATCAGAATATTTATTTTCAAGGTCTATATTTGGCCTCTTCATCAATGGCAAGTGCTATGGCAAATCTTGTCCCAGCAGTCACTTTTCTAATTGCATCTATTCTTGG ATTAGAAAAGGTAAACATTCGAAGCTTGAGAAGCTTAGCCAAGATAGTAGGAACCATCTTATGTGTGAGTGGTGCCATGTCCATGGCATTGCTCAAAGGCCCCAAACTCCTTAATGCTGAGCTTCAAAATCTACCCAGTAATTCCTTTTTCGGATCCGGCAATAGTACTGATGATTGGATATTGGGTTGTATATTTCTCTTTGGAAGCTGTTGTTGCTGGTCCATTTGGTTGATTCTGCAG GTTCCTGCCTCAGCAAGCTATCCTGACCACCTTTCTTTATCAGCTTGGATGTGTTTCATGGCAACAATACAATCAGCAATAATTACACTCTTTTTAGAGAAGGATCTAGAGGCTTGGAAGTTCAGCACTGGTTTGGAACTTGGTTGTTGTTTTTTTTCA GGAATTGTAGGATCTGGGGTCTCATTCTTTGTTCAAGCATGGTGCATATCTGAAAGGGGTCCACTCTTCTCTGCTATGTTCAATCCTTTATGCACTGTTATAGTGACCATTTTGGCTGCTATATTTCTTCAAGAGAAGATTTATACTGGAGG CTTGGTAGGTGGAATCGGTGTCATCATTGGTTTATACATTTTGTTATGGGGTAAAGCCAAAGACATAAAGGTAGTTATTGAAGAGGAAACTGATCCGAATCTACAAAATAGTACTCAAGAGAGGAAACAAATTGATGACGTTTTGGAGAAGGGAAGTTATCAAGTCGACTTGAAGGAACCCCTTTTATCTAACCAATCATcttaa